In Ignavibacteria bacterium, the sequence GCGATCTTGAGTTTACTCTCATTCACCAGGGTATAAGCGATACTGTTATATACCAGGCTGGCGGCATTGGAGATAATTTTATAGGAACGGTACTTGATGATGATTCACAAAACCCTGTTTCCGGGGGTTCCGCTCCATTTACCGGAACATATAAACCATTTAAACCACTTTCTCAGTTTATTAATTCAAACCCCGCAGGTTTATGGATACTAAAAGTATTTGATAGGACAGCCGGTAACACAGGGTTTTTGAAAGCCTGGGGTTTATCAATTGATATATCAAATAATCCAATAGGAATAAATTCAATATCCGCTGAAGTTCCGCAAAGATTTTCACTGGGTCAAAACTATCCTAATCCATTTAACCCAACAACTAATATTGAGTTTGATATTACCGTTACCGGTATGGTAAATATGGAAATATATGATATACTTGGCAGGAAAGTAACAACTCTTGTAAACAATGAACTGAAGCCCGGCAAATATATAACAAATTGGTCAGCAGATGGTTATCCTTCCGGAATATATTTTTATCGCTTAAGTTCAGGATCATTTACATCTACAAAGAAAATGATAATAGCAAAATAATAAATAATAAAAATGAGAATCAAAATAATATATTCTTTGGGTCTATTTATATTAAGCCTGGTTTTTAATTTCCGGGGTTATGCCCAATGGCAGCCGGAGCTTAGGCTCACAAACGATACATTATATTCTGCAGCTTCTGAAAATAACGCATGGAGTATTGCTGCAAGCGGTGATACAATTCATGTAGTTTGGACCAGCGCAGTATATATAAGCACATTTTCAGAAATTTATTATAAGCGGTCAACAGATGGCGGGTTAACATGGGAAGCCAACATTCTTATTGCGAATCAAAATTCCCCGGGTCCGGCGGCTGTTTCGGTATCAGGAAAAGAAGTTCATATTATCTGGACACAAACGCCATCAAGCCAGCACTATGATATATATTACCGGCGCTCAACTGATGGCGGCGGAAGCTGGCTGCCGCCGGTGGAAATATATACAGGGGGAGAGTCATTATATCAATCTATAACCGCATCGGGCTCAATAGTTATAGTAACATGGGCAGAAGATCTTCCTTCCAATACTTCAGAAATATATGTCAGAAATTCCACCACAAGCGGAAACAGCTGGGGTTCGGCAACAAGGCTTACAAATGTAAATTCCATTAAAACTTATCCCTCAGCATCAATTTCAGGACAGGCGGTTAATATAGTTTGGCAGGATGACCGTGACGCCAATACTAACGAAAGCGAAATATACCTGAAGCGTTCAACAACTGGCGGTAACAGCTGGGGACCTGATATCCGTTTAACAAACGCTCCGGGTTATTCATGGCATCCTTCGATCGCTTCTGTTGGCTCAACGGTTCATGTAGTCTGGGAAGACCGCAGAAACGGACTGCAAAGCCATGATATCTACTATAAGCGTTCTTCCGATAATGGTGTGAACTGGGGCAATGATTTCCGAATTTCATCCACAACTGCCGCACAGAACCCTTCAGTATCAGCGGAAGGAAACAATGTACATATTATCTGGCAGGATTCACCTTTTTTTGATAATGATATACACCACAGGTATTCAGTAAATGATGGTGTAAGCTGGGGGAATACTTTAAGTTTAACATTTGATGCAGAAGACCAGGAGGGTCCATCGGTTTCTGTATCAGGCTCGGTTGTGCACACAGTCTGGACAGACTACAGGCACAGAGGAAGCAATAATAATGCGGAAATATATTACAGAAGAAATCCTTTCGGCTCAACTGTATTTTATACCTGCTCAGGAACTGTAAAATACAAAGATAACAATCAGCCGGTAAAACGCGGGTATGCAAAAGCTTTAAAATACAAATTTCAAACAGGTGAAATTGAAACAGTTGATTCTGTATCTATTTTAAGTGATGGTACTTATACGTTTACCGGTATGCCGCGTGGTGATACGCTTTATATTATGTACTACCCTCCTGCTGATACTTTAGATTTTGTGCCGGGGTATTATGTTTCTACAACTGACTGGCAGCAGGCAGCAAAAATAATACCGCTGCAGAATTTAAACAACACGAACGGTCAAGTGGACAGGATCAACAACAGCATAAATCCATATACTATCAGCGGTCAGGCTTTTCAAAACGGATCATTGGATGCAGCTCCGGCACCTCTAAAAAATGCAGTAATATATGTATTACAGGGTTCAGTGTACAAAAATTACGGTATCACAAACAGCAACGGGGAATACATTGCAGCAAACCTGCCGCCGGGTACATATACTTTAACGGCACGCCGTATAGGGTTTGCCCCTGTTACACAGAATGTAACAATTACAAACAGCAATTTGCAGAATATTAATTTTAACTTCGGCAGTCCTATAGGAATTGAGGTGATTTCATCGGATGTGCCGGGCAGATTTTCACTGGGTCAAAATTACCCGAACCCGTTTAATCCTGTTACCAACATTAAATTCAGTGTTCCCAAAACAGGTGTTGTTAAGCTTACAGTATTTGATGCTGCCGGAAGGGAAATTGCAGAGCTGTTTAACGGAGAGCTTCAGGCAGGTACATATAATTATGATTTCGATGCATCGAAATTAGCCAGCGGAATATATTTTTACAAACTGGAATCAGGAGATTTCACGCAGACGAAGAAGATGGTGTTGGTTAAATAGTTAAGTTACGGATACTTTCTTGAATATTTTTAAAAACGGAGCAGAAATGCTCCTTTTTTGTCAATATAAGCTGGCTATACCACTGATTAACAATGAATATCATATTAATTTTATGTAATTTTATGACAATAATTTTGAGGTTAGTTGATTCGATAAACTTACATACAATTGAATTTCACCTGCAAAAAATATTGTCAAACTCTTTTTTCTCTTAATATAGTTAATTCGGAAAGGTATTAAAAGTAAAATGAAGATCTTAATAGTTTTACTGGTTTTACTTGTATCCAGCTCCATGGGGCAGGTAACTCAGCAATGGGTACAAAGATATAACGGATCTTGGAATCGTTCTGATCTCGGTAAGTCTGTAACTGTTGATAAAACCGGGAATGTTTATGTTATAGGAAGTACTGCTAACGGAATTACAACTGATGTCATTACTATCAAATACAACACCTCTGGTTCAATGCTTTGGCTGCAAATATATAACGGTCCAGGTGAAGATGTAGACCACGGAGAGGCAATAAAAGTTGATGATGCAGGGAATGTTTATGTTACAGGTTCAAGCAGGGGTTTGACTTCGAGAGTAGATTACGTAACAATTAAATATGACTCGAACGGGATATTAAAATGGGTTCAAAGATTTGATGGTACAACCAGTATGCATGATTATCCAACTGATATTGCAATTGATAATTCAGGGAATGTTTATGTTACAGGGTGGAGTTCAAACGGAGCTCTTTTTGATGATTTTGCAACTGTTAAATATAATTCAGAAGGTATATTACAGTGGGTCAATAGATACAATGGGCCTGGGAGTAGCACAGATATAGCTCGCTCAATCGCAGTTGATCTAACAGGTAATATTTATGTAGCAGGTTATAG encodes:
- a CDS encoding carboxypeptidase regulatory-like domain-containing protein, producing MRIKIIYSLGLFILSLVFNFRGYAQWQPELRLTNDTLYSAASENNAWSIAASGDTIHVVWTSAVYISTFSEIYYKRSTDGGLTWEANILIANQNSPGPAAVSVSGKEVHIIWTQTPSSQHYDIYYRRSTDGGGSWLPPVEIYTGGESLYQSITASGSIVIVTWAEDLPSNTSEIYVRNSTTSGNSWGSATRLTNVNSIKTYPSASISGQAVNIVWQDDRDANTNESEIYLKRSTTGGNSWGPDIRLTNAPGYSWHPSIASVGSTVHVVWEDRRNGLQSHDIYYKRSSDNGVNWGNDFRISSTTAAQNPSVSAEGNNVHIIWQDSPFFDNDIHHRYSVNDGVSWGNTLSLTFDAEDQEGPSVSVSGSVVHTVWTDYRHRGSNNNAEIYYRRNPFGSTVFYTCSGTVKYKDNNQPVKRGYAKALKYKFQTGEIETVDSVSILSDGTYTFTGMPRGDTLYIMYYPPADTLDFVPGYYVSTTDWQQAAKIIPLQNLNNTNGQVDRINNSINPYTISGQAFQNGSLDAAPAPLKNAVIYVLQGSVYKNYGITNSNGEYIAANLPPGTYTLTARRIGFAPVTQNVTITNSNLQNINFNFGSPIGIEVISSDVPGRFSLGQNYPNPFNPVTNIKFSVPKTGVVKLTVFDAAGREIAELFNGELQAGTYNYDFDASKLASGIYFYKLESGDFTQTKKMVLVK